In the Deltaproteobacteria bacterium genome, one interval contains:
- a CDS encoding DUF1287 domain-containing protein: IVERRSADGRRPLVVHNIGAGPELDDTLFLYPITGHYRYSGSD; this comes from the coding sequence TCATCGTCGAGCGTCGCTCGGCCGATGGGCGCAGACCCCTGGTCGTCCACAACATCGGTGCCGGCCCCGAGCTTGACGACACGCTCTTTTTGTACCCCATCACCGGTCACTATCGATACAGCGGATCCGATTAG